TAGAGCGCACCAGTTGGAAAATCGCTGCGCAATCTTCCAGCTTTTCATAAATGCCGCGCGGTTCGCCTGTGCCCGGAAAGCGAGCAAACCGCGTCCCGCCGGTTCCCACGCCCCACGAAGGCACCGCGACTTGAAACGCCTGCGCGCGTTCGGTCAGGTCTTCGATGTCCACGCCGCGCCGTTGCAACTGTTTTCCCAGATGTTCGTAATCTTCCTCAAGCCAGCCTTGCGCTTTTTGATTCTGTTCGGCAATGAAGCCGTCGCTGATTGCGAATGTCGAACTCATTCTTTACCTCCACAGTATGGCCTATGGTTTTCTGCCGCGGAGCGGCGGCTGAATTTAAGCAGGTCGTTTACGGCCTGCAAATGGCCACAGAATTAACCGCGTCGCGTAGCGACGGTTGAATTCTATTATCAACACAATTCAACCGTCGCTACGCGACGCCGCGATTGTCACCACTCGCAAGCAGGCCGTAAACGACCTGCCTACAATCAAACATCCCTACGGGATAAGGGCTTCTCTAATTACCGCAAAAAGCCGTCTTGCAACCCGCCATCCACCGGAATGACGTGGCCGGTTGTTTTCGACAATCGCTGCGACACCAACAGGAACACGGCTTCCGCCTGATCTTCCGGCTCGATGGGCGATTGCGTTAGCGAACGTTTGGCGTAAAAGCTGGCCAACTTTTCGCGCAACGCTTCGGTCTCTTCGGCTTCGTCAAACGCGATGGCGTATTTCGTCAATGAAGCGATGACGCGGTCGCGCGGAAACATTGTGCTTCCTTTGACGACCGTCGCCGGAGCCACCGCATTGACACGCACCAGCGGCGCAAGCTCCACCGCCAGTTCGCGGACCAGATGATTGGCTGCCGCCTTGCTGGTGTCGTAGGCCAGACTTCCCTTTTTCGCGACGACTGCGTTGGCGCTGGTCGTCAACACAACGTTGCCGGGCAAGCCCTGTTGTTTGAAAATTTTGTTCGCTTCGTCTGTGACGATGTAAGCGCCAGTGACGTTAATGGCGAAGGTCTTGTCCCAAAGTCGGTCTTCGATCGTTCCGGTTTTGTCCGGCGGAACGAAAATGCCCGCTGTGACGACGACAGCATCAATGCCGCCATACGCCAGCATCACGTCCCGGAACATTGCCAGCACACTGGCGCGATTGGTGATGTCGCACGCCAAGCCAATTGCCGGGCCGCAATTACTAATGCCCGTCCCGGCAACGCCAATGCCTTCGCCGTATTTGGCGATAATTTCCTGTGCCGTCGCCTTGGCCGAAGCTTCGTCCAAATCCACGCAGACGATGTGCGCGCCTTCTTTGACCAACCGGTGCGCGGTGGCTTTGCCAATGCCTGCGCCTGCGCCAATGACGACATGGATTTGCCGGTCGAGTTCTTTTTCCGGCGGCATGCGGCGCAGCTTGGCTTCTTCCAGCAGCCAGTATTCGATGTCGAAGGCTTCCTGCTGGTCCATCGCTTCGTACTGGTCAATGGCTTCCGCGCCGCGCATGACTTCAATTGCGCAATTGTAAAACTCCGCCGTCACACGCGATTCGCTCTTGTTTTTGCCCCAGGCAATCATGCCCAAACCTGGGATCAGCACGACGGTTGGATTCGGGTCGCGCATCGCGGGCGAATTCGGATGTTTGCAGCGGTTGTAATAATCGGCGTAATCCTGCCGGTATCGCACCAAGCCACTGTTGATCGCTGCTTTCAACATGTCCAGATCACCGCTGGCCGGATTCCAATCCACAAACAACGGCTTGATTTTTGTGCGCAGGAAATGATCCGGGCATGAAGTGCCGAGTTCCGCCAGTCGCGCCCCGTCAACGCTATTCACAAAGCGCAGCATCTTTTCATCCGCCTGCACCGTGCCGACGAAGCGTTTGTAAACCGAAACCTGTCCGCGCAGCCACGGAATCAATTGGGCGATCAAGTCTTTGCGCGCCCCTTCGTCCAATGGTTGATACTTCGCGCCGCCAAAGGTCTTTTCGCCTTTATCGTGCGCTTCGATGTACTCGGCGGCGCGGTCAATGATTTCCAGCGCGGTTTCGTAACAGGTTTTGTCGTCATTGCTCCACGAAGACATGCCGTGATGGCCGAGCACAACGCCTTTGGCTTGCGGGTGATCTTTGATGAGCTGTTCGATCTTCAAACCAATGTCGAATCCCGGACGTTGCCACGGCACGTAAATCACGTCGTCGCCGTAAATTTCCCTGGTCAATCGTTCCTGATTTACCGAAGCGGCAATGGCGATGACTGCGTTCGGGTGCAAGTGGTCAACGTGCTGGTATGGCACCAGCGTATGCAGCGGCGTATCAATTGAACAGGCGCGCGGATTCAGGTTGAACACGCAATGACTGTACATCGGATGCATGGCGTCTTCGATTTCGGTTTTCGGCCCGCGATTCGGATCGTTCAGGTACAGCGGCTTCATTGCGCGGATTTTGTCCAGATACAGCGACGCGAAGCCATCGCGTTTGGCCGTGCGCAAATCTCCGCCGGAACCTTTGATCCAAAGAACCTCGACTTTTTCTCCGCTCAGCGGATCGCTTTCCATCAGTTTTGACGATGTGTTGCCGCCGCCCGTATTGGTCAGCGTCAGGTCGTCACCCAGGCGGTTCGAGCGATAGACCAACCGATCCACACCCGACAATTTTTCTGCTTCGGCATCCTGCCAAAGGTATTTCACGAACTTGTATGAATCCTGCTTACTCATTTGACTCCAGTTTTATGATTTCTCAACTTCAAAAATATAGAAAGAGAGTAGCGCAACCAGCTATGATTGCGCTGTCCGTTATGCGCGGTCATCGCAACCATGGCTGGTTGCGCTACAAATTGACAAGTCTCACTATCAGTCACACTTATTGGGCAATCAGCCGCACCTGCCCCAGCAAGCCTGACGGCAGCGGTTGCAGGTTTTCCATATCCTGCGGTTGAAAACGTTCGCCGAACCGCTGATTGAGTTCACGATAATCCGGTTGCCTGTGTCCAGCCAGATAATTGATCGCCGTGTTGCCAACGACGATGCGCAAACTGTTCGCGCCGGGCTTCAGCAATTTTGTCACATCAATCGAATACGGCGGGCACCAAACGGAACCTGCTCGCTGGCCGTTGACGTATACCACCGCCGCATCGCGAATCGGCGCATCCAGCCAGGCACGCATGCCATTTTTGCGTGGCTGCACCGGCACGGCTTTTCCTTCGCCAAAAGACAGAGATACGACACTGACCGACGCCAGCCAATTTGCCGGAATCGTGATTTCCTTTTCGTAAACAGCCGTGCCGGAATAAAACCGTGTCGCCTCCGTTTCCGTCCACGAACGAAGTTTGGCGAAGGTTTGCGATTGGTTGCCCGCTCCAACGGTGACGCGCCAGTCTGCGGAAAGATCAATCGGCGCTGGCGAAGTTTTCTCGCTCCCCCCGGCAATGGCGGCTTGCAACCGCCGATTAAAAACGATCAGCTTCGATTCGTAAGGCTCAAAATCCAACGCTAGGCTTGCGCCCGTCGCGTCCAGCTTCATTTTGATCGGCGTGATTTCGCCGGTCAGCGGATTCCAGGTTTCAGCGCGCGGAGCCGTCACTCCGAACGTCGCGCTGACTTGCTGGCGCTCGTTGCTCGAATTCGCCAGAAAGTAAATGTCGGCTTCGGGCGTGCGGCGATGAATGAAGCCGATGTCGGGAACGGCGGGCGTCAACTTCACATCCGGACGCACCAGCGAAGTCAATTTGTCGCCAAGCTGTTTGTCATCAGCGACGAAATGCGCCAGCGGCTTTGCGCCGTCAAACAATCTTCGAACCAATTCATTGAACTGCTGGCGTTCGGCTTCAGTCGTTTTGTAACCGGGTAAGCTGTCCGGTTTGCGGCCCACGGCCAGAATCACACCGCCTTGTTTCGCAAACGCTTCCAGTTTTTGCAGTGTTTCGATTGGCAATCGTTCGACGTTGGGCAAGACGACAGCTTTGTATTTGTTCGCGCCCAGATTGAGCGCGCCTGCCTCGACTTTGCCGATTTGTTTCAACACGTCGTCGTCAAAAAAATCCAGATTGAACCCAGCCTCCAACACCTGGGCGACAGCGTTTTCGCCGATGCGTTCTTTCAAGGCTTCGATCATGTAATGAACTTTGGGATTGACGAATCCGGCCCAGGCGTCGCAGTTCGGCAGGTAAAAGGCTATGTCATTGGCAGGTTGTCCTTGTCGCATGGCAAAACTAACGCGCTGCAAATACCGCGACACGTCCGGCATCGCAATCCACCAGGGATTTTTTTCGTCGAACACCGCCGCCGCATAAAACCGATTGCCGGGATATTCCGCGTTTTCCGGCGTGTACGGCCATCCGTGGCCGATCAATTGATTGATGCCTTGCAGAAAGTGCAGGTCGGCTTCAGCTTTGATGTCCAGCGGCGTCGCGCGAAACGAAGGCGAATGCAGCCACGTCCAGGTTTCGGACGACGTGACGTTGCGACCATACAAATGATTCGCCGACGAAGCCCAGCGTGCGGCGCGTAGAATTTTCCATTGCGGCCCTTCGCCTTCGGTTAAATCGGCAAATTGATTGCTGGCGATGGTCGCGGGAGGAATGCCGTAACCTTGAATGCGAAACCGCGTCTTGTGCTGTTTCGCCCACGCTTGCAGCGGAGCCAGAAAACGTTCGTTGAGCAATTCGGTCAGCGTTTGTCCCCAGTCCTGACGAATGCTGGCAGTTTCGGGGCCGATGTCGCGCACCAGCGCAGGAAGCAACGGTTTCAAATCGTACCCGCGACGCTTTTGAAACTCCGCCAAAAAATCCGGCGACCAATCGGAATTGAAGACTTCCAGGCTGTCGCAAAAGATTGCGTATGGCGGTTGGTTGCCAAACGCCTGCAACAAAGGTTCGCCGACTTTTTGCAGGTAATTGTCCAGCGCCGCGCGGTCGTAATGATCCAGCACGAAACCTTCCGCGCCGAACGAAGCGCGTTTGACCTGTTGTCGTGTGCGGCTGGCAATGAAACACAACAATTCATTGGATTCTGCATTGACGGGCAATTCGATGACGCCGCTTTTGACTAAAGGCAATTCCCGTTGCCCCTGAAAGACAGCCAGCAATTGTTCCCATTCTGCCAGTTTGGGCAATGTCACGGTCTTTTGCAGCGGCAGGACTTTAATTCGTTCGACGCGCAACCGGCTGGCGGCTTGCGTGATGGGAACTTGTGGCCCGCCAAACGGCCAGCCGCTGCCCAACGTCAAATCTACGCGCAGCCCCAGTTCGCGCGCTTTTTCGTTGGCGAATTTCAGCGCGTCCAGAAATTCCGGCGACAGAAAGCGCAGATTTTTGATGCCTTTGGTTTCATCATCCAACGCCAGCGGATAGACGGGTTGAATTTCCACGCCGCCGATGCCAGCGTCTTTCATCTGGCGCAGTTCCCGTTCGATTCCCACTTTGGTCACTGCCGGGCCAAACCACCACCAACGCATCATGATTCGTGCATCGTCGGGCGGGTTTTGAAATTGCCGACGCATTTCCGCCAGACTGGCGGCTTGCGCATCGGCGCGGCGCTGCATGGCTTCGTTTGCGGCGGCGATGGATTCCGCCAGAGGCCGCGCAAGCAGAAAGCGTCTCAAGTTGCCGACCGCCATCGCGCGAATGCCTTCAACGACTGAGGCCGCATTGCGGACGGCTCCGGCGGGCGAAGTGTGTGTATTGTCGGCGTCGGTGAAGTACTCTGCTTTGACTTGATAAGGTTCGAGCGTTTCGTAATGCCGCGCAGTAATGTCGTTCAGGTCAATGAACTCGACGCCGGTTTGCTGGGCGACTTCTTTTGACCATTTGCCGTAATCGTTGCTGGCGCGGGCGACACGACCGTCTTTCCAGTTGTTGCGCGGAACCGGTGACAGCACGATGGGCGTTGCGCCTTTTTCCTTCGTCCCGGCGATGAACTGGCGCAAGTACCAACCGTAACTGTGAACGATTTCGTGCTTTTTGGTCAGCAGGTTGTCAATTTCCTGCGATTCATCCCCGATACCGCGAATCGAACCGCGCGCGCGGAAATCGTCGTTAATCGGCCCGCCGTCGTTATGGCCAAACTGCATTAACACAAAATCGCCGGGCCGCAATTTGTCGAATACTTCCTGCCACAAACCCTCGCTCAGAAACGTACGGCTGCTGCGTCCGCCGCGCGCACGGTTTTCAATGCCGATTTTCGCGAGGTCAAAAAACTCCGGCAGCGCCGCTCCCCATCCCAACTGGCCGCGCGTCGGCGTGTTCACCGTCGAATCCCCGATCAGGTAAAGCACCGGCTTGCGGGAATTCGCTTGTTGGGCTGTTGGTTGTGGATTTTGCTGAGCATTTACGGCAGGGAAAATGGCGCGCGATGCGGCCAGTGCAAGCAACAACGTAACCAGGGTGAGTGCGAGTCGTAGTTTCATATCTTTCATTCCAGCAGTAACCAATAAAATTCAGCCAGTCGGGAATCTACGAGCGACTATTTCTTTGTCACTTCCACCGCATACACGTGGGTCGCGCCGTGCATGTTCGAGCGAAACACAATCCATTTCATATCCGGCGTAAACGTGACATTCGGTTCAAGCTGATAATTGTGCTTGGCCAGATTGACCAACCGCTCGGCTTTCAGGCGGCCGTCTTTTTGCGGCGTGAACAGATAAATCCATTGGCCGTTGCCCGGCGCAGCCACGCTTGATGGTCCGCCGCCATCGCCTGCAAAGAGTTTGCCGTTGGGCGCGATGTTGAAATGCACAGACCACTGTTCGCGCGGCACCGAATAGCGCGTCGTTTTGCCCGTGGCGATTTCGACTCCGGCCAACCAGAACACTTTGCTTTTGGGAGTTTGCAGGTCGTACCAGATGGTTTTGCCATCGGCGCTGAAAAATTCGTGCCCGGCAATTTCCATCTCCATCGTGCGCTTGTGCATCAGTCGTTTGCCGGAACCGTCGGTACGAATCGTCCAGATGCGATCCACTTTGTGCCAGGGGCCTTCGTGGCAAAACATCATCAAGGTGGGATCGGTCGGTGAAAACTGCACGTGGTTGAGCCAGTCGGTCGCGTGGTAAAACGCGTTCACTTCGCCGGATCGGATGTTGATGGTGTAAAGCGCCATCGGCAGCTTTGCCGCCAACCGTCGCTCCATCATTTCGCCTTTCCCCGGATAACTGTCCAATCGTTGGCCGGGTTGCGTGCTGGCCGGAGCTTGAAACCCGGCAAGCGCATCGTTTTCGACGAAGCTGCCGCCGAGCAGCGTTTCATCGGCGTTGATGGCCAGGCCAGAACCGGTGCGCAACTCCGGTCGCTTGACGATTTCGCGCGTCGCTTTGGTGTCCAGATGCGTTGCCATCACCGCGCCATTTTTGATGTAAAACACTTGCCGCGTTTTTCGCCCAACGACAAGGCTGCCCGTGCGGCCTTCGACGATCTGTTCAATCTTGCCGGTTTTGAGTTCAATCGTGGCAATGCCTTTGGGCGTAGTCACAACCAGCTTGTCACCGCTGGCGGTGTAAGCGTTCTGATGAAAGTACAGGCTGGCGGTGCCGGGTTCGCGCGATAAACGAATGACGCGATGCCCGGTGTCCGACTCGATCCATTCCAGCGGCGGATCACCGGGTTGCTGTGCGCCAAGCGAAACAGTGAACGCCAGCAGCAGCAAAG
This region of Acidobacteriota bacterium genomic DNA includes:
- a CDS encoding bifunctional rhamnulose-1-phosphate aldolase/short-chain dehydrogenase, translating into MSKQDSYKFVKYLWQDAEAEKLSGVDRLVYRSNRLGDDLTLTNTGGGNTSSKLMESDPLSGEKVEVLWIKGSGGDLRTAKRDGFASLYLDKIRAMKPLYLNDPNRGPKTEIEDAMHPMYSHCVFNLNPRACSIDTPLHTLVPYQHVDHLHPNAVIAIAASVNQERLTREIYGDDVIYVPWQRPGFDIGLKIEQLIKDHPQAKGVVLGHHGMSSWSNDDKTCYETALEIIDRAAEYIEAHDKGEKTFGGAKYQPLDEGARKDLIAQLIPWLRGQVSVYKRFVGTVQADEKMLRFVNSVDGARLAELGTSCPDHFLRTKIKPLFVDWNPASGDLDMLKAAINSGLVRYRQDYADYYNRCKHPNSPAMRDPNPTVVLIPGLGMIAWGKNKSESRVTAEFYNCAIEVMRGAEAIDQYEAMDQQEAFDIEYWLLEEAKLRRMPPEKELDRQIHVVIGAGAGIGKATAHRLVKEGAHIVCVDLDEASAKATAQEIIAKYGEGIGVAGTGISNCGPAIGLACDITNRASVLAMFRDVMLAYGGIDAVVVTAGIFVPPDKTGTIEDRLWDKTFAINVTGAYIVTDEANKIFKQQGLPGNVVLTTSANAVVAKKGSLAYDTSKAAANHLVRELAVELAPLVRVNAVAPATVVKGSTMFPRDRVIASLTKYAIAFDEAEETEALREKLASFYAKRSLTQSPIEPEDQAEAVFLLVSQRLSKTTGHVIPVDGGLQDGFLR
- a CDS encoding glycoside hydrolase is translated as MKLRLALTLVTLLLALAASRAIFPAVNAQQNPQPTAQQANSRKPVLYLIGDSTVNTPTRGQLGWGAALPEFFDLAKIGIENRARGGRSSRTFLSEGLWQEVFDKLRPGDFVLMQFGHNDGGPINDDFRARGSIRGIGDESQEIDNLLTKKHEIVHSYGWYLRQFIAGTKEKGATPIVLSPVPRNNWKDGRVARASNDYGKWSKEVAQQTGVEFIDLNDITARHYETLEPYQVKAEYFTDADNTHTSPAGAVRNAASVVEGIRAMAVGNLRRFLLARPLAESIAAANEAMQRRADAQAASLAEMRRQFQNPPDDARIMMRWWWFGPAVTKVGIERELRQMKDAGIGGVEIQPVYPLALDDETKGIKNLRFLSPEFLDALKFANEKARELGLRVDLTLGSGWPFGGPQVPITQAASRLRVERIKVLPLQKTVTLPKLAEWEQLLAVFQGQRELPLVKSGVIELPVNAESNELLCFIASRTRQQVKRASFGAEGFVLDHYDRAALDNYLQKVGEPLLQAFGNQPPYAIFCDSLEVFNSDWSPDFLAEFQKRRGYDLKPLLPALVRDIGPETASIRQDWGQTLTELLNERFLAPLQAWAKQHKTRFRIQGYGIPPATIASNQFADLTEGEGPQWKILRAARWASSANHLYGRNVTSSETWTWLHSPSFRATPLDIKAEADLHFLQGINQLIGHGWPYTPENAEYPGNRFYAAAVFDEKNPWWIAMPDVSRYLQRVSFAMRQGQPANDIAFYLPNCDAWAGFVNPKVHYMIEALKERIGENAVAQVLEAGFNLDFFDDDVLKQIGKVEAGALNLGANKYKAVVLPNVERLPIETLQKLEAFAKQGGVILAVGRKPDSLPGYKTTEAERQQFNELVRRLFDGAKPLAHFVADDKQLGDKLTSLVRPDVKLTPAVPDIGFIHRRTPEADIYFLANSSNERQQVSATFGVTAPRAETWNPLTGEITPIKMKLDATGASLALDFEPYESKLIVFNRRLQAAIAGGSEKTSPAPIDLSADWRVTVGAGNQSQTFAKLRSWTETEATRFYSGTAVYEKEITIPANWLASVSVVSLSFGEGKAVPVQPRKNGMRAWLDAPIRDAAVVYVNGQRAGSVWCPPYSIDVTKLLKPGANSLRIVVGNTAINYLAGHRQPDYRELNQRFGERFQPQDMENLQPLPSGLLGQVRLIAQ
- a CDS encoding oligogalacturonate lyase, with product MKTTLTLLLLAFTVSLGAQQPGDPPLEWIESDTGHRVIRLSREPGTASLYFHQNAYTASGDKLVVTTPKGIATIELKTGKIEQIVEGRTGSLVVGRKTRQVFYIKNGAVMATHLDTKATREIVKRPELRTGSGLAINADETLLGGSFVENDALAGFQAPASTQPGQRLDSYPGKGEMMERRLAAKLPMALYTINIRSGEVNAFYHATDWLNHVQFSPTDPTLMMFCHEGPWHKVDRIWTIRTDGSGKRLMHKRTMEMEIAGHEFFSADGKTIWYDLQTPKSKVFWLAGVEIATGKTTRYSVPREQWSVHFNIAPNGKLFAGDGGGPSSVAAPGNGQWIYLFTPQKDGRLKAERLVNLAKHNYQLEPNVTFTPDMKWIVFRSNMHGATHVYAVEVTKK